One Pongo abelii isolate AG06213 chromosome 12, NHGRI_mPonAbe1-v2.0_pri, whole genome shotgun sequence DNA segment encodes these proteins:
- the LYG1 gene encoding lysozyme g-like protein 1, with amino-acid sequence MSALWLLLGLLALMDLSESSNWGCYGNIQTLDTPGASCGTGRCHGLNYCGVRASETLAEIDMPYLLKYQPTMQTIGQKYCVDPAVIAPVLSRKSPGDKILVNMGDRTSMVQDPGSHAPTSWISESQVSQMTEVLTTRIKEIQRRFPTWTPDQYLRGGLCAYSGDGGYVGSSQDLSCEFCNDVLARAKYLRRHGF; translated from the exons ACTTGTCTGAAAGCAGCAACTGGGGATGCTATGGAAACATCCAAACCCTGGACACCCCCGGAGCATCTTGTGGGACTGGAAGATGTCACGGCCTGAACTACTGTG GAGTTCGTGCTTCTGAAACGCTGGCTGAAATAGACATGCCATACCTCCTGAAATATCAACCCACGATGCAAACCATTGGCCAAAAGTACTGCGTGGATCCTGCCGTGATCGCTCCTGTCTTGTCCAGGAAGTCTCCCGGTGACAAAATTCTGGTCAACATGGGCGATAGGACTAGCATGGTGCAG gACCCTGGCTCTCATGCTCCCACATCCTGGATTAGTGAGTCTCAGGTTTCCCAGATGACTGAAGTTCTGACTACTAGAATCAAAGAAATCCAGAGGAGGTTTCCAACCTGGACCCCTGACCAGTACCTGAGAG GTGGACTCTGCGCCTACAGTGGGGATGGTGGCTATGTCGGAAGCAGCCAGGACCTGAGCTGTGAGTTCTGCAATGATGTCCTTGCACGAGCCAAGTACCTCAGGAGACATGGCTTCTAA